A genomic stretch from Flavobacterium nitratireducens includes:
- a CDS encoding glycoside hydrolase family 32 protein produces the protein MKFKPNKTLIFKLLTSFLFYFPCLAQEKNSFSISSKNNITADSTLYYKESYRSQFHFSPEKNWMNDPNGMVYYKGIYHLFYQHYPEDIVWGPMHWGHATSTDLIHWEHKKIALYPDQLGLIFSGSTVIDFNNTSGLGTKDNPPMVAIFTYHNMENEKAAKINIQTQGLAYSLDGGETWIKFKNNPIIDNSSFRDFRDPKVFWNDEMKIWNLVLVAGDRAQFYTSKNLINWKLESEFGQNSGAHEGVWECPDLFKIKVKNTQEEKWVLLTSINLGAPNGGSGTQYFIGDFNGKTFKTEQKDIKWIDYGTDNYAGVTFNNTPNGERIFLGWMSNWNYARNTPTTNWRSAMTLPRTLSLSKINNAYCLQSQIIEPFKKQLTTDFLKKNIILQKDQEKVFSYPNLNQSQISLKTANKDLKLVFSNDSKDSLFLNYNAKKQSFSIDRRHSGKVNFEKSFGEKTHITATPNLISKTIDYQIILDWSSIEIFLDGGIYTFTEQIFPNHPYTKLTIQSNENQKIHNIKFQSITRIW, from the coding sequence ATGAAATTTAAACCCAATAAAACCTTAATTTTTAAACTCTTAACAAGCTTCCTTTTCTATTTTCCTTGTTTGGCACAAGAGAAGAATAGTTTTTCTATTTCATCAAAAAATAATATCACAGCAGACTCAACACTATACTACAAAGAATCATACAGATCTCAATTCCATTTTTCCCCTGAAAAAAACTGGATGAACGATCCAAATGGAATGGTATATTATAAAGGCATTTATCATTTGTTTTACCAACACTATCCGGAAGATATTGTCTGGGGGCCTATGCATTGGGGACATGCCACCAGTACTGACTTAATTCATTGGGAACATAAAAAAATAGCATTGTACCCGGATCAGTTGGGATTGATATTTTCAGGAAGTACAGTCATTGATTTCAATAACACTTCAGGATTGGGAACAAAAGACAACCCTCCTATGGTTGCTATTTTTACTTACCATAATATGGAAAATGAAAAAGCAGCTAAAATCAACATACAAACTCAAGGTTTAGCTTATAGTCTCGATGGAGGTGAAACCTGGATTAAATTCAAAAACAATCCTATTATTGACAATTCCTCTTTTCGTGATTTCAGAGACCCAAAAGTTTTCTGGAATGACGAAATGAAAATATGGAATTTGGTTTTAGTTGCTGGTGATCGTGCACAATTTTATACTTCAAAAAATTTAATCAATTGGAAATTAGAGAGTGAATTTGGGCAAAATTCAGGCGCACATGAAGGCGTATGGGAATGTCCGGATTTATTTAAAATAAAAGTAAAAAACACTCAGGAGGAAAAATGGGTACTTTTAACAAGCATAAATCTTGGTGCCCCTAATGGAGGATCTGGTACACAATATTTCATTGGTGATTTTAACGGAAAAACATTTAAAACAGAACAAAAAGACATCAAATGGATTGATTATGGCACCGACAATTATGCGGGAGTCACTTTCAATAATACACCTAATGGAGAACGTATTTTTCTGGGTTGGATGAGTAATTGGAACTATGCACGAAATACTCCTACTACAAATTGGAGAAGTGCAATGACACTTCCAAGAACACTATCACTTTCCAAAATTAATAATGCATATTGTTTGCAGAGTCAAATTATTGAACCATTCAAAAAACAATTAACTACTGATTTTTTGAAAAAAAATATTATACTACAAAAAGACCAAGAAAAAGTTTTTTCATACCCCAATCTGAACCAATCACAAATCAGTTTAAAAACAGCAAACAAAGATTTAAAATTAGTTTTTTCAAATGATTCAAAAGATTCACTGTTTCTAAATTATAATGCTAAAAAACAAAGCTTTTCTATTGACAGACGCCATTCAGGAAAAGTAAATTTTGAAAAAAGTTTTGGAGAAAAAACACACATCACAGCTACACCAAATCTTATTTCAAAAACAATTGATTATCAAATCATTTTAGACTGGTCGTCAATTGAAATTTTCTTAGATGGAGGTATTTATACTTTTACGGAGCAAATATTCCCTAACCACCCTTACACCAAATTAACCATTCAGTCTAATGAAAATCAAAAGATTCATAATATAAAATTCCAATCTATAACCAGAATTTGGTAA